The following proteins are encoded in a genomic region of Heliomicrobium gestii:
- a CDS encoding tetratricopeptide repeat protein: MASASAQFKKQRRIYAIVALLVIAGLMGSTIIYSLTTLRGAPTPSPAPAQNDNAYRENLIQTWQADIKTLEEKATADPKNAAAWLELANSRYNLGSLYRTSGDKEASRDTFRQAYESYQKSLALKPDDVNARVDGATAAFYADLLDDAEKNFKLAIEKDPRHLNALYNYGIFLIQGRKDPAAAKVYWQKALDTNPPEQEKESLKQMIQMADAMSQPAPNGQSPAPSGSGAAPGAPAAPGGLETPDLSGVGKQQP, encoded by the coding sequence TTGGCTTCTGCATCTGCACAGTTCAAAAAGCAACGCCGGATCTACGCGATCGTGGCTTTGCTCGTCATCGCCGGTCTGATGGGCAGCACCATCATCTATTCCCTCACCACCCTGCGCGGCGCGCCGACGCCGTCACCGGCGCCGGCCCAGAACGACAACGCCTATCGGGAAAACCTGATCCAAACCTGGCAGGCCGACATCAAGACCCTCGAAGAGAAAGCGACGGCCGATCCGAAGAACGCCGCCGCCTGGCTGGAACTGGCCAACAGCCGGTACAATCTGGGCTCCCTCTACCGGACGAGCGGCGACAAGGAGGCCTCCCGCGACACCTTCCGCCAGGCCTATGAGAGTTATCAAAAGTCGCTGGCCTTGAAACCGGACGATGTCAACGCCCGTGTCGACGGGGCCACCGCCGCCTTTTACGCCGATCTCCTCGATGACGCCGAGAAGAACTTCAAGCTCGCCATTGAAAAGGATCCCCGTCACCTGAACGCTCTCTACAACTACGGCATCTTCCTCATCCAGGGCAGAAAAGACCCGGCTGCCGCCAAGGTCTACTGGCAGAAGGCATTGGATACGAACCCGCCGGAACAGGAGAAGGAGAGCCTGAAACAAATGATTCAGATGGCTGACGCCATGAGCCAGCCGGCGCCGAATGGACAATCCCCCGCGCCCTCGGGCTCTGGTGCGGCGCCGGGCGCCCCCGCCGCACCCGGTGGGCTGGAAACGCCTGATCTGAGCGGAGTCGGGAAACAGCAGCCCTAA
- a CDS encoding peptidase MA family metallohydrolase, translating to MGEWKIDPRLCWATGLCLFIVLLLALRTFTVSWPAMKAEGFDWVRQFNRREAERDTRHWHVLEGRHVTFRYCDDDAGLAPAVLRDTERIYPQVTKLVGFDPAIKPLVLLYPDRESFNGVFGWKDQSAMGVYYAGVVRVLSPRVWSRDDADMAGPMAHELAHLVLDYQTGGNIPRWFTEGVAQEAERRLSGVSLSQPKGDWASRLYPFAAMDGDFDSLEDQRMAYRQSLLAVEVIGDAGPEALTRTIDGLSEGKTVAESITAATGWTWERFVEKVHAAADKESRSNR from the coding sequence ATGGGGGAATGGAAAATCGACCCGCGCCTGTGCTGGGCCACCGGGTTGTGTTTGTTTATTGTGCTCCTTTTGGCGCTCCGGACCTTTACCGTCAGTTGGCCCGCGATGAAAGCGGAAGGATTCGACTGGGTTCGGCAGTTCAACCGGCGGGAAGCCGAGCGGGACACGCGGCACTGGCATGTCTTGGAGGGACGCCATGTGACCTTTCGTTACTGTGACGACGATGCCGGTCTTGCCCCGGCGGTGCTTCGGGATACGGAGCGGATCTACCCGCAGGTGACGAAACTGGTGGGCTTCGATCCGGCAATCAAGCCGCTCGTCCTGCTCTATCCAGACCGGGAATCCTTCAACGGCGTCTTCGGCTGGAAAGACCAGTCGGCCATGGGCGTTTACTACGCCGGCGTCGTCCGGGTCCTGTCGCCGCGCGTGTGGAGTCGTGACGATGCCGATATGGCCGGTCCGATGGCCCATGAACTGGCCCACTTGGTCCTCGATTATCAGACAGGGGGCAATATTCCCCGCTGGTTCACCGAAGGGGTGGCCCAGGAGGCGGAACGCCGCCTCAGCGGCGTCTCACTGTCACAGCCAAAAGGCGACTGGGCGTCACGGCTCTATCCCTTTGCCGCCATGGACGGCGACTTCGACAGCCTGGAAGACCAGCGGATGGCCTACCGGCAGTCCCTGCTGGCTGTCGAGGTGATTGGCGACGCCGGGCCGGAGGCGCTGACCAGGACCATCGACGGGTTGAGCGAGGGGAAAACCGTTGCCGAGTCGATCACCGCGGCGACGGGCTGGACCTGGGAGCGCTTTGTCGAAAAGGTTCACGCCGCCGCAGACAAGGAAAGCCGGTCGAACAGGTAG
- the murA gene encoding UDP-N-acetylglucosamine 1-carboxyvinyltransferase, with protein sequence MGKLLIQGGTPLEGRVPISGAKNATLPVMAACFLAHGETILENIPEITDVDVLMEICREMGGEGEWLERGVIRLNVPDTISSKTSYILAKRLRASNLLLGSLVGRFGWAEVALPGGDNIGTRPMDLHIKGLSVLGAELKIEHGYIRGGVAGGGKRLKGGKIYLDFPSVGATENIMMAAATAQGQTIIENCAKEPEIVDLANFLNAMGARIRGAGTDLIRIDGVSELHGTRYTVIPDRIEAGTFMIAAAATRGRVLVENVIPTHLHAIASKLREIGVRVEEGDDQIFVDGTGEFRPVDVKTLPYPGFPTDMQSQLMALLSTVNGISMIVENVYENRLRVVDELQRMGAQIKIEGRTAVIDGVKGLSSAQVKASDLRAGAALIIAGLMAEGETEVACLHHVLRGYERLEEKLLALGARVRRVS encoded by the coding sequence TTGGGCAAACTGTTGATTCAGGGGGGGACCCCCCTGGAAGGGCGCGTACCCATCAGCGGCGCCAAGAATGCGACTCTTCCCGTCATGGCCGCCTGCTTTCTGGCCCATGGCGAGACGATTTTGGAAAATATCCCGGAAATCACCGATGTGGATGTATTGATGGAGATTTGCCGCGAAATGGGCGGCGAAGGGGAGTGGCTGGAGCGAGGCGTCATCCGCTTGAACGTTCCCGACACGATCTCCAGTAAGACCTCGTACATACTGGCCAAACGGCTGCGGGCATCGAATCTCTTGCTGGGCTCGTTGGTGGGGCGCTTCGGCTGGGCCGAGGTGGCCCTGCCGGGCGGCGACAACATCGGCACCCGGCCCATGGATTTACATATTAAAGGCCTCTCCGTCCTCGGCGCGGAACTGAAGATCGAACACGGCTACATCCGTGGCGGTGTGGCCGGTGGCGGCAAGCGACTGAAAGGCGGCAAGATCTACCTCGACTTCCCCTCCGTGGGCGCGACGGAAAATATCATGATGGCCGCCGCCACCGCCCAGGGGCAGACGATCATCGAAAACTGCGCCAAGGAGCCGGAGATCGTCGACCTGGCCAACTTCCTCAACGCCATGGGCGCCCGCATCCGCGGCGCCGGCACCGACCTGATCCGCATCGATGGCGTGAGCGAACTGCACGGCACCCGGTATACGGTCATCCCGGACCGCATCGAGGCCGGCACCTTCATGATCGCCGCCGCCGCGACGCGCGGCCGCGTGTTGGTGGAGAACGTGATCCCCACCCACCTCCACGCCATCGCCTCGAAGCTGCGCGAGATCGGCGTCCGCGTCGAAGAGGGTGACGACCAGATCTTTGTCGACGGCACCGGCGAATTCCGGCCTGTCGATGTAAAAACGCTTCCCTATCCTGGCTTCCCCACGGACATGCAATCCCAACTGATGGCATTGCTTTCGACAGTCAACGGCATCAGCATGATCGTCGAAAACGTCTATGAGAACCGCCTGCGCGTCGTCGATGAGCTGCAGCGTATGGGCGCCCAGATTAAGATTGAAGGCCGCACCGCCGTCATCGACGGCGTGAAGGGGCTGTCAAGCGCGCAAGTGAAAGCCTCAGACCTGCGGGCCGGCGCGGCGCTGATCATCGCCGGGCTTATGGCCGAAGGTGAGACAGAGGTCGCCTGCCTCCACCATGTCCTGCGCGGCTATGAGCGGCTCGAAGAGAAGCTGCTTGCCCTGGGCGCCCGGGTGAGGCGGGTCTCCTAA
- a CDS encoding class I SAM-dependent methyltransferase has translation MLRVTEPIAVPGGPVLTFTRIGNVDDLISAAQEEDELPFWAELWPASLGLAAYLWQQVDMQDRPVLELGCGLGLSGIVAALKGADVVQTDFIGAALELAGENAAQNGVATERVWADWRRFPPMGDFSLIIGSDILYERALHDDLETILTTHLAPGGEFIVADPGREWATLFFDRLDAGAWQRDLAIIPILLDQKEYAIRIHRWRRRKHAVHDHC, from the coding sequence TTGCTGCGGGTTACTGAACCGATCGCCGTACCGGGCGGTCCTGTGCTGACCTTTACCCGGATCGGCAATGTGGACGATCTGATCTCTGCCGCCCAGGAGGAAGATGAACTGCCCTTCTGGGCGGAACTCTGGCCAGCCTCCCTCGGCCTGGCCGCCTACCTCTGGCAGCAGGTGGACATGCAAGACCGTCCCGTCCTGGAACTGGGCTGCGGCCTCGGCCTCTCGGGCATCGTGGCCGCCTTGAAAGGCGCTGATGTGGTCCAGACGGACTTCATCGGCGCGGCGCTGGAACTGGCCGGGGAAAACGCCGCCCAGAACGGCGTGGCCACCGAGCGGGTCTGGGCCGACTGGCGGCGCTTTCCCCCGATGGGCGATTTCTCGCTGATCATCGGCTCCGACATCCTCTACGAACGCGCCTTGCACGATGACCTGGAAACGATCCTGACGACCCACCTGGCGCCGGGGGGCGAGTTCATCGTCGCCGACCCGGGACGGGAGTGGGCGACCCTGTTTTTTGACCGCCTCGACGCCGGCGCCTGGCAGCGCGACCTGGCGATCATCCCGATCCTGTTGGACCAGAAAGAATACGCCATCCGGATCCACCGGTGGCGGCGGAGGAAGCATGCGGTACACGACCATTGCTAG
- a CDS encoding MBL fold metallo-hydrolase produces MRYTTIASGSSGNCAYVESKQTRLLVDAGLTGKQVEKGLATVGVDPRTIDAIVVTHEHIDHIRGVGVLARRYKLPVYASEGCWKGMENAIGDVPEAQVRLIDANKKVTLKNLEIEAFATPHDAREPIGMTVDDGDSRLGIATDIGYVTRGMGRRLMDCQGLIFEANHDPKMLQTGPYPAHLKRRIASDKGHLSNPDAGEALVKLCDGGVRQVLLAHMSNENNRPDLAVHTVEAILAEHDHTVTVVGDFAPPAVVGLEGVLAVAEQRALRWNPSGAQRSGNPGCNRPERVRLSVAPRYEPHPLEEI; encoded by the coding sequence ATGCGGTACACGACCATTGCTAGCGGTTCCAGCGGCAACTGCGCCTATGTGGAGAGCAAACAGACACGGTTGCTGGTGGACGCCGGGCTGACCGGCAAGCAGGTGGAAAAGGGATTGGCGACGGTCGGCGTCGATCCCCGGACGATCGACGCCATCGTGGTCACCCACGAGCACATCGATCACATCCGCGGCGTCGGCGTCCTGGCGCGTCGCTACAAACTGCCCGTCTATGCCAGCGAAGGCTGCTGGAAGGGCATGGAGAACGCCATCGGCGATGTGCCGGAGGCACAGGTCCGCCTGATCGACGCGAACAAGAAGGTGACCCTGAAAAACCTGGAGATCGAAGCCTTCGCCACCCCCCACGATGCGCGCGAGCCCATCGGCATGACGGTCGATGACGGCGACAGTCGCCTGGGCATCGCCACTGACATCGGCTATGTCACCCGGGGCATGGGCCGCCGCCTTATGGACTGCCAGGGGTTGATCTTTGAGGCCAACCATGACCCGAAGATGCTCCAGACCGGTCCCTACCCGGCCCACCTAAAACGCCGCATCGCCTCGGACAAGGGCCACTTGTCCAACCCGGACGCCGGCGAGGCCCTTGTCAAGCTCTGCGACGGCGGTGTCCGGCAGGTGCTATTGGCCCACATGAGCAACGAAAACAACCGCCCGGACCTGGCCGTTCACACGGTCGAGGCCATCCTGGCGGAGCATGATCATACAGTGACCGTGGTCGGCGACTTCGCCCCACCTGCCGTGGTGGGTCTGGAAGGCGTCCTGGCCGTGGCCGAACAGCGCGCCTTGCGCTGGAACCCATCGGGCGCGCAACGCAGCGGCAACCCAGGCTGCAATCGCCCTGAACGGGTGCGCCTTTCTGTGGCGCCCCGGTATGAGCCCCATCCCCTGGAGGAAATCTAG
- a CDS encoding S1C family serine protease, giving the protein MPVNHTAYCDNRFEWNGQFRNGGTTAMSYFDEKGPYRETPTNPSSYNSPDQSTSNLGQGPYGGGYPSGPYGKPPKRGRGLFSYFAVALAAAILGGYISQYFAPRTPMPEPSTPPPAGYALPPQVANPAEVAVDGTRIVQVARAVGPAVVGISNRVRVSQFFRGNRIEEQGSGSGVIYDGAGYIVTNHHVVAGAAELVVTLTDGRTAPATLVGSDPKTDLAVIKVNMENLPVAKFGDSSKLQVGEMAVAIGNPGGKEFAGSVTQGIISGLNRQLNTSEGYAFNLIQTDAAINPGNSGGALLNANGEVVGINSIKIAVEGFEGMGFAIPSNQVMQIANELRSKGKVSRAALGVTLIMDVDKELARKYNLIVDYGVVVKPSPGGPSQKAGMQNNDIIIAINDKPVRNRMELQKELYNYKVGDTINVTVVREDQKPTLSVTLGELAPQ; this is encoded by the coding sequence ATGCCGGTGAACCACACCGCCTATTGCGACAACCGATTCGAATGGAACGGACAGTTTCGAAACGGAGGAACGACGGCCATGAGTTACTTCGACGAAAAGGGTCCTTACCGCGAGACCCCCACGAATCCAAGCTCCTACAACAGCCCAGACCAATCGACGAGCAACCTTGGACAAGGCCCCTACGGCGGCGGTTACCCCTCCGGTCCCTACGGAAAGCCGCCGAAACGCGGGCGCGGCCTGTTCTCCTACTTTGCCGTGGCCTTGGCCGCCGCCATCTTGGGCGGCTACATCTCCCAGTATTTCGCTCCCCGTACGCCGATGCCCGAACCGAGCACGCCGCCGCCCGCCGGCTACGCCTTGCCGCCCCAGGTGGCCAACCCGGCCGAGGTGGCCGTCGATGGCACCCGCATCGTCCAGGTCGCCCGCGCCGTTGGTCCGGCCGTCGTGGGCATCTCCAACCGGGTGCGGGTGAGCCAGTTCTTCCGGGGCAACCGGATCGAGGAACAGGGCAGCGGTTCCGGCGTCATCTATGACGGCGCCGGCTACATCGTCACCAACCACCATGTCGTCGCCGGCGCCGCCGAACTGGTCGTCACCCTCACCGACGGCCGGACCGCGCCGGCCACCTTGGTCGGCTCCGACCCGAAAACCGATTTGGCCGTCATCAAAGTCAACATGGAAAACCTGCCGGTGGCCAAGTTCGGCGACTCATCCAAGCTTCAGGTCGGGGAAATGGCCGTGGCGATCGGCAACCCCGGCGGGAAAGAGTTTGCCGGCTCGGTGACCCAAGGCATCATCTCGGGATTGAACCGCCAACTCAATACATCGGAAGGGTACGCCTTCAACCTGATCCAGACCGACGCCGCCATCAACCCCGGCAACTCGGGCGGCGCTCTTTTAAACGCCAACGGCGAGGTCGTCGGCATCAACTCGATCAAGATCGCCGTCGAGGGTTTTGAAGGCATGGGTTTTGCCATCCCCTCCAACCAGGTCATGCAGATCGCCAACGAACTGCGCTCGAAGGGCAAGGTCTCCCGGGCCGCCCTCGGTGTGACCCTGATAATGGATGTCGACAAAGAACTGGCCCGCAAGTACAATTTGATTGTGGACTACGGCGTTGTCGTCAAACCGTCGCCTGGCGGCCCGTCCCAGAAAGCGGGCATGCAGAACAACGACATCATCATCGCCATCAACGACAAGCCGGTCCGCAACCGGATGGAACTGCAAAAGGAACTGTACAACTACAAGGTGGGCGATACGATCAACGTGACCGTCGTCCGGGAAGACCAGAAGCCGACCCTCTCGGTCACCCTTGGCGAACTGGCGCCGCAGTAA